The DNA window GAAGTACTGCCATTGCAAAAGTATGCCAATGTATGGCTACATTGCGTCTGGCCAGTCGCTCTGATAATCATGGGAATTGTCCACGGCAGTTACTTCAGATTAACATCTTTTGATGGCCTAAGGTTTAGGCAGCATATGGTGTTGATTTGAACGTGTCATCTTTATCTATCTCAGCTCATAATCTACACTTTTCTAACTTGATTTCTTATCTTTAAAGCGTATAATGTATTTCCCCGCATTTGCTGCATCTAATTAAGCTATAAATATGATCATAAAATCAGTCTACAGTGATATAAACTAACTTGTTTCCTAGCCAAAAGtggatattatttataaagcCATAGTTATTGAAAGCATTTCCACCTTAGAACAAATTTACAAAAGCACTTGGACATAAACCGGCCTATTTTAATGGCAATTAGCTCATTTTCCAGTTATATCACCACCTAGTTCGTCATCGGGTGGCACAACCTTTGAATATCCTGAGCATTTAGCGTTCGAATGACCAATAAACCCAATGAAATAAATCAAGTGCCATAAACCGAAGGCGCCATATAAAAGCACCCACAATAGCGGCAAAAAATGGGGCGCTATATgctaatttatatatttctatatcgCATTTGTTTACACTGCTAAACTATTGGGtgaatttgatttaaataaactaCAGACGGCGGGGACAAAGTCTCTACAGAGAAAAAAGCCTGGTAATTCTCactctttttttcttttatttctcgAAACTTGTATGCAAAGTAATTGCGGCAAATTGAATTCAACAAAGGGGGGCGGGCACACAGgcgaaaaagtgaaaaaagaCGCTAAACGAAGTCATGCCGTTTCAATTGAGATACAATACAGCTAcaatagatacagatacagctatGGCAAATGCCCTGCAAAGAACAAAAGCCGTCTTGAGTCGAGTAATTTAAAAACCATTGGCTCATAATAAGCCCAGTGCAAACAGGCAGATCAATTGTGATACATAAAGTGGAAAAAATTAGCCATCGATattcaaattgtttgtttgcccgGGCGGCCAAAGCCGAGGAAATCCCAACGCAAAcgaatggaaaataaattttttaacatttcaaCAAGCGTATAAATTTGtttgcatacaaattaataaggcTCTACCTGTCATAATCTTTTTGTTTTCGCCCGCTAAGCTGCAACTGGCAAATTGAACGACTGAAAGCAGGTTGAACGAGTTCTCAAACCGCTGGCACGTCGATATATTGGCTAAatattttacacatttttCCACTGACATGTCACCACTTTGCAGGCCAAAGTTCTGGGTTCGCCTTATTTATGAATGTTTTCGTGTAAAGTTGCCTACATTCTTGCCGATCATCGTTGAGCCCAGGGCAAAAAtgattgtttaaaaataagaataggaataaataaataaataaataacaagcCGTTAACGGAAGTTCGTTTGCTCTTATCAAACCGAAACTCAAATGCCCTCCACTGAATTGTTCGCCTAATAAATAATGAGTCATTCGGGCAATAATCAGCAAAAATATACAACGCAAGGCAGTGCAAACAAAATGCTAAATGGCTGTTGTGTAAATTATATAGAACGTATTTTAAGCAACGTTTCCACGCGCCCATTTTTCGATGGTGAAAGCCATTTGGGCCCCAATGAAAATACCCTTACATAAAAATGGGCGAGTGTCTGGCCTCATGTCCACTTATCAGCAGCCAAGAGATTTCCACCTTTTGTTCAGCAAATCACAAAGTAAGCACTTCATGATAAGAGAACTCACTGCGACTGGTTGGAATTGCTCCACAGATATTGTacaatgttttgtttttcgaaCTCTGTGAGTTTTGAATGGAGCCAACAGAGCGCGAACTTTCATAGAGCagcaaaaaataatgaataataaaCGGAAAAGCACAGACAAGTGTCAAAATAATGATGAGTACAAAACCAAACCGATTTTCATCTCTCACATACAGCAAAAGACGTTATTTTCTTTCAAAAAGTAGTTTCCTCAAATAATTCTAATTAAATCTGTTAATTAGTCAGCGGCGATTTCCAAAGCATCTCAATTCTTCGATgtggaaataatatttcaatCCTATTCCAAAAAAATTTCCTGCCTTACACTTTCGAAACGAACTGTGCCCGCCACAGATGAACCATATTTATTATCGCAAAATCAGAACACCATGAATAGAATGGGATGGCAATTATATAGAACTGATGATCGTTATTTGAGCATTGTAGAGGAGCTTATCTGGCCAGGCGTTTGGCGGTCATCATTTGGAATCAGTTTCAGGTCGAACGCGAATCGTGGAGCACGCCAAATGTACGTCCGGAATTGTCTGCCGTTCCTCTGGAGCTGTTTGCTGATCTCATTGGCGGCCACAGCTGGTGCGGATGAGGACGCGGATGCTGATGTGGATAGTGGGCCATCTAAAATAGTGCTGGTCTCCAGCTTGGAAGGTCATTGCCAGACGGAGGGCAAGGTGACCAGCTGCGGGGGCTTTGAGTTTGCGGGAGAGGACGAGAAGGCCACCTTTGATCTGCCAACAGAGGTGCGGATTGCCGAGGATGGCACCACCTACGAAGTGGGCGATGAGGAGCAATCGCGAACCCTGATCTTCGAGAACTGCACCTTCACCAACTTTCCCCTGCGCTTATTTTACACACTGGAGGTCAGTGAGCTGGACATGCGCAGCTGTGGCATCCGCTTCATTTACTGGGAGAACTTCTCCATTGGTGCGGATAAGCTGGTGATCCTTCTGCTCAGCGACAATCACATCGAGGTGCTGCCCACGAAAACCTTTAGGGGAGCAGGAAACTTGGAGTTTCTCTTCCTGAATCGCAACAAACTAGGCAAACTGCAGGCTGGTGCGTTTGATAATCTCCTGAAGTTGCAGTATCTGGATCTCACGGAGAATCGCCTGGAAGATTTACCCGCCGACGTATTTGCCGCACTGAAAAGACTGCGGCACGTGGGCCTGGCCGGTAATCAACTGACCACCATTGAGAGCGATTTATTTGCCCACAATCCGGACCTTTTGTCGGTCGCAATGCAGAACAACCGACTGCGGGAGGTGGGCGAGTACGCCTTTCGATCCAGCGGACGACACCATCAGATGCAGTACGTGGATCTATCGAATAACCCCGAGCTGGTCGTGCTACTGCTGAACATTAATGCCACTAATCTGACCGTTCGCAATTGCTCGCTGGACCGTGTCAATTTGTACGGATCGGTGACTAATGTCGACCTGAGCGACAATCGCGTGCGGGAGCTGTACTTTCCCGCCTCCGAGGCCCTGGAGCACTTGGTGCTGCGCAACAACTCGCTGGTTCAGCTGGCGTCGTTGAGCCGCGTGCCCAGACTCCGGCACCTGGATGTGGCGGACAATCCGAGCCTGGGTCAGTTGCCCGACGGTTGGCGGACGCCACATCTGGAGATGTTGGTGCTGCGGAACACGGGCCAGGTGGAACTGCCGCTGGAGGCGTTGCAGGGTATACAGAATCTTCAGAAACTGGACATATCCGGCAATAATCTGACGGAAATCGATCCATCCGCGTTCCCCACGCTCACGCAACTAACTCACTTCTATATTCATGGCAATAACTGGAACTGCTTCAGCCTGAGAAACATAATGGATGTGCTCATCCGTGCCAATGGCATTGCCTATACCGTGGATAAATACGATCCGGATTACCCGGGGGAATACTTTCACGGAATAGCCTGCATGTATCGCTTGCCAGAAAAAGAGGGTGTggactcctcctcctcggaaATCTCCGCCAGCGTGGAGTCCTCGCCCATAACAAGTAGTTCTGATACCAGCGAGGTGGACAAACTGCGCGATGAACTCAAAGCGGTGGTGCAGCACTTTGATTCCAAGTTCGATTTGATGTTCAGTAAGCTGGCCCAATTGAATGAACAAATTCAGGCCTTTGAAGTGCTCAACAAAACTGTTTGGAGTCAAGTGACCTTGTCCGTCTGAAGTTGTAAAATATGGCCCATTTTTTATGTGatcaatacatttttaaagctttacaattatatgtatacatttatatatttgaaGTATTTTCTAAAGCTTATCAACATTAAACATACAATCATTCgatctaataaataaataatgttttAAATTGGTGTTTTTTTTATCAGTAATATGCAAAAACCACAATCTAATAAAACCGGAAGGCATTtcgacttttttttttagatttagTGCCCTagaataacattttttttacccCCATTCAATTCCTAATCTTCAAAACAATTTCTGCTCCATTTCCTTGCTGATTTTGCATTCTCAACACAAAAAAACCAATGCAATTTGCAACATGAGCACATctagtaaatatttattgctcACTGTGTCGTATACGTAgaataatatttaaacaataatattgaTTTTCGAGCAAAGCAAAGTTGGGACGTTGTGTTCTCTTTCTGAAAGATATTGAAAGAGGTTCGTTCAACTCGGGCTGGCaaacaaaatggaaaaacgAGAAGAAAACTGGAGGGCGAAGACAAGATTGCGGGGCTCGGAGAACAAAGTCAAGTCAATAACAAAACCAATATTTTCGGAAACTAAACAACAATATTGAATTCGATCGAATGGGCCAGAAACCCAGTTATTTATTGCCATCTGCTAATGccaaaagttttaattatttatgctTTTTTCCTACGATTCGCTTGCTCGCACATTTATGGCTAACTAATTGCTAAGATAAACAAACAACAGTTTCGGTTTCAGTGCAGCCACTTCCACAGGACGGAAAGTAAAAACAAATCCAATTCCACGGATCTCGACGATCACTGGTCGATCTGCTGATCCGGAGTATCGTGTGCATGTGATTAGGAATAAATCCACACATAtgtgtatttttgttttaagatAATTGGCACACAAATCGTGCCAGCTGTAAGTGCGAACATTCAATTTAACCATAAAGTGCGACTAACTGGGACTTCTAGTAGTTGTATCCGCAGATCAAAGTTCGAAATTTCCTCGTTGCCAACTTCAGTAGCTATCATTCGCTTAAGGTGTGCTTACTTAATTAGTCAATGTCTAAAATGTAGTAGGTATCGTGATAAGGTACTTTTACATTTAAAGAATGCCACTCACGATTTTATAAccataatttaaataagtttCGACAAAAAAATCGTAATAATAACTGAGGTAAGACCCTTTGAATTGTGTTAcgttattatattttaatacttATATTCCTGTTATTAATACTGTTATTCactatctattacataattgcTCGTTTTTATTGAAGGTTttctaaatattaaaaattgaataaaattgtttgaaaATTCCGAAAATCTTATTATGAAGACAAAAGTCTCGGcgatttttgaatattttcccAGCGTAGCCGCCAGCTGGGGGAATTTCCCACCCACTCAACTTAGTCACCGAAAAGGCTGAGGAAAAGATTTGGGGAAAATCAAACGTCAAGCGCTCATATCaacacaaaaagaaaataaaggcAGTGAAGTAAATCAGGTTTTCGATAATTTcagaaagtaaataaattgGCACCCACcttttgtgtttatttatcAGTAATTGGATGTGTTTCTGATTCGCGCTGGCAGATTGCAGAATCACAATTGTCGAATTTCggttaaaaaattaatttaacaggCTCACGGACACAGGAACGCATACAGACATCCGCACTCACGTACACACTAACACACATTCACGTTCACCTGAACGGGtggaaaacaaaacttttgtaAACAATTTCGCGATTAGGCATTTAGCTGCGCTAAGAAATTATTGTAAATAAGAAGAGACGTAACGAATTAGCTGGTTGTGTTGGCgcattatatgtataatatatgtTATATGTGTATATTCAGAGATTAGAGCGAAATTTTAATGACTACTTTTCGCTGGATATCCAAACACTTTCGAGGTGTTGACTTTTCAGATTAGATTACAGCACTCATTTCACTCGGCTAATTATCAGCCATTTTGATCAACACCAAATAAATCACAAAACAcgaaaacagcagcaacaacaaccgaaTCGATCTTAATAAAAGCAAAGAATGCGAGcgataaaaatcaaaaatcaaaatgaaaatttattcgTGCGCGCGCTTCCACTTTGGACTCGACTTTCCAATTGGAACACGCACCAAAGCTGATCGGACAATGGAAGGAgcgagaagaagaagaggagtAGCAGGACGTTGTTGTGTTTGCCACTTTTTATTAAGAATCTAAAACTTTACTGCGCGAAACACAGCCAGAAACtcgcacaaaacaaaaacagaagaaTAGCAAATCTGggcaaataaaagtatttgtccgtggaaaatttccaaaaCGTTTCTGTCGCTCTTTCCAGCGACGCCTGGGTTTGTTTGTATGCGTAACAGCTGATCGCCGATTATTGATTTCTTATATGGATGTACACATGTGTGCGTATGCATGGGCTGGAAAAGTGATTAGAGGCTATTGTTTTGTGTAACAAGGAAGAAGTTTCACAATTCACTTGCGCACTCAAAAGAACAAAGATCGATTGTccgttgttgccgttgttgtcACTGCAATTTCTGCAATCCATTCGCGCACAATTAAAAGCTGTTCACGCAGCTTATCACAGAAGAATTTAATGGCTGAGACACCCACTGGCGCGGACACGCTATCCTGACACCATGCCGGAACTTGCtcacaattaaattatttattataaaatagtAAGAATTTATGTACATTtaatttgctttgtttttcactGCACTGCCGTTTTTCAACGCGAATTAAGTTTTTCCAAACCTCGTAATCCGCTGCGTTTTCACCAAGCAAAGTTCGCAACCTAACTCACGATTTTGGTCATCGTTATCGTTGGCGAAATCCAGCAGAAAAGGTCTTACTCTGCGCCTATCGTTATCGCTAGAGATCTTTTTACAATCCAGTTGGAATAAGAGTGACCACAACTGTAACGTTGTTTTAGTATTTTTCTATAACTCGTTATTTGCTATTATGCTgaaataattgcatttaaatagTAAATTCTTAAGTGCCCATTCGCATTAATGTTTACCTAAGCACATGTCTCTACTTATTTACCATTTCATAGGTTCACTAGTTGTGTAgaagttattttaaataaaatgcgcTTCGCTACTTTCCGGCTGCGGTCACACTTAAGAAACAACGCGTTGCCAGATCGGACCGTGTTCGCAATAACAATCAGCTTTTGTCATGTAGCACCACTTTGGGcgccaaaaatatatatgtttgaaTTGCAAAAATTGCTCCGCACTGAAAATCACTCCGAccatacaaaatataaaacagttTAGTTGTAAAAAAAACTTTAGCTAGCTTCAGCtaacaaaaaacattgaactTATATGTACATTACCATATTCTCAATTCCATCATAGTGCTGAAATTAGATTTTATGCCCCATAAATAATCAGAACCAGTTGCCTTGACATGCCTTTCACACTTTAGTAGCCCACCCAAACTCTTTGAAACTTCAGCTAAGCcaacaaaaatcaataaaaatggcGCATTGCACTGAGGCCACCGAGGAGCACACAATGACGTCACCAGAAACAGCAAAGTACTCGAAATCGGAGTCGATGAATTTGCCACCATTCATGAACTTCACTTGGACCATTCCAAATAGGTCCAAGGACgcaaaaaatacatttaaagtACACTCGTAAATAGGTTTTCTCGATGCTGGGGGTGTTTTGTTAGCTTGATCAATCACTATTGGTCATAACCCAGCCGAGGAACTGGGCACTCACCTGCTCGATGTCGAAGTCCCACTCGGGCGATGGAGAACGCGCTGTTCGGCCGCCCGGCGGAGGCGTTCCCAATGCGGGGGAGCCGGCTTGGGGCTCTTCGGGAATCACGGCGAAGCGACCCCGCTGGAGGATTGGCGAAATGGCGCCATAATTAGCTGCAAAGGAGAAAGAAGGGGTCAGTATTCAGCAGCATTTGGCCCAAAGATATCAATTACTATTAACATAACTGTAATGATTACTGATATATAAACTCAAAATTTAAAGGCAAAAAAGTACCAAATCAACTTACACGTGGGCATGAGACGGAAGCGGCCAAGCGTCGTTTCGGGCGGACCCTGTGGCGTGGAGGAGGTGACACGGAAGCGTCCTCGGCGGGCGGCGGCCACGTCCTCGTAGTTGCTGCCCCCCGACGCTCCGCCGGCACTGCTCTGCATCCTGTGGCTGATGCTTCCTCGTCGGCCTCGCCGAAAACTGCAATGGGGTGTgagaaaatcaaatcaatatTGCGCACAGGTGGCAAAGTTCTTGTTTTCTTTGACTAAAACAACTGAAACTCAATTAAGCCAATGGCATTTGAGTATGTTGATCTTTGATGGAACTacttaaaaacattttctgaAATTCTCTCATATAGAAACGCTTTTATGACCAGTAAAATTAGCcaatcaaaataattaaagcaaatggTCATTGATTTATATGTGATGCATAcctatacatacataatttTCTATAGACTTTacttaaacaaatttaaattaatagttAAAAATGCTCGTAACCAAGTCAGCTACAGCTGGCAATTCCTAACATTACTAATACGCCACGTTGGCTCTTTGGAATGGCTTTAATTCCACTTTATAGTTAGCCATCCAACTGTTGGCTTCTTTGGCTTGGTAATTCGAGTTTCGCCCCACTGTGCAGTGGTCAGAGGCAGTCGGAAAGTTGACTTTACGGGCTCATTGCACGCTAGTTTACTTTGGCTTTCTTGGCGCCTCTAAGCAGACTACATAATGTGCACATTGGCcacgctctttctctctctccgTGGAAATCATAATTGAAAACTGCGAAAAGTGCATGAACGAATTCCTTAAAAGTGTGCCACACAAGTCATTCAACTgcagaaatataaatatataggaAAAGCGGTGTGGGCTGAACAGCTGACTGAGCGCCACGCgacaacgcggcgtatgtGTGATATTTTTGGTTGATTGCCTGGCTGCGCAGAAATAAAAACGCCAGCCGAGCATTTCACATATCTTTTatcgtttgtttttattttctcaatTGAATCTGTGATAAATTTCGCTAGAAACAAAATTGTTTACTCGCATGAGACACTATTTATGTGACTAATTTCCGAGCATCAAGAGGGATTTTTAATTGCCGCCAATGCTTGGCATGACAATAAAAAGGCATCTTTATAAGTAAATtgcatatataatttattgaattgCGACTAAAGTCAGCGACCTTCATatatttaagtaaatttaagCAAAGTCctctttcttttatttaaattctttgAGAACAATCACGTTTTtcaattcatttatttattaataaattatattattaaagaGAAAGACAAGGATTTCACAATATACGATTTCAGCCTTATTTACCTAATAAATCTTTATAACAATTATTTGCCTTAGCAATTGAAAAGTTGGATTGTTATTGGTTAGAAATAGTTAGTTATGAAAACTTTCACTTTATGTAAGTAGTTATGAACTTTGCTTTgcatttttgtattatttatcgTTTTGTTGCATTATTTTAACTCGATCTTTCAGCGGCTTGTCCGAAAAACGTTTGCATAACACGCACAACCAAACATGCGAATACTATATATATCGCTCATACGCCATTTGTACAGATGGTCGGTCGGAATTGACAAACTTGTGACTTTGCGTGTTTCGAaatgttttataattttattgattttctgCAGCTCTTTTTGCGCCCGACAAATTAACACCGAAACACTAAAACAGcaccaataaaaaaaatagcatTTAGAACGCGCTGCAAACACTTTTCGACTGAGCACttgcaacaaaataataaaaacaaagagcCAAAAAGAGAGCCGCCGACTAAGAGAAccacagagagagagagggacgACGAGCTGCTGCGGAATTTATTTCGCGTTTGTTTCATTTTATGCAACTGCCAAAAGCGAAATtcccaaaacaacaacaaagacgaCCCGAAAGCGAAAACGAAACGCGGCCAAAATGAATGCAGCACCAAAATAAACCGAAACCGAAGTCAAAGCGAGATGAAGAGCCCGAAACGAGTGGCCACAACTGAAAGCCAATGCAGTGAGAGATttgagagaaagagagagttGCATCAAagagaagagagagagagctctTCGGTATATTTAATTCATAAAAATTGAGATAAAATCGTAGTCGCAGCCATTGCtatttttatatatctatttttacattgtttgtaaaaaagggaaaactgaatatcaaaattaattacatatattattgcAAATATGCTAGAAGTTTAGACAAAAGAAAAGATAGAAAAAGGAAACACCTTTAATTAGACATCATCTCTTCGCTAAACTGCTTAACATACTGAATTAGTAAATAAAGTAAACTGCACCATAAAAGAGTAGGTTGAAAGGAGAAAGATTCTTCTCAAACTCTTTAAGTCTATGTTCGAAAAGGAATCTCTGATTCTGCATTAAGCACGAATAAAATGCACGAACTCCCCAAAAGTACCGGATAAATGGAGAGAGAAGCCTGCATGGtagagagaaagagagcggTGCTCCTAGAAAGTGCCAGAAATTGCGTATACAACACCAGAGAAGCTCAGCAATCAGCCGTTGGCAACACGTGAGCGCATCGGCCCCTCGACGAGGGGGGAGGGCAAGGGGCATATGGTGCATGTCTGCTAATTGAAAGCAGATGGAAAATTGTGGGCGGAGGATTTAGACAATTGAAAggatgaaacaaacaaaagtgcaATGGGATCACCGAGTGACTCATCTGCAGACTGTGTCAAAGTGATGAAATGGGACTCAAAGTGACCTCGTCTGTCGTGGAATTGCACAAGAATG is part of the Drosophila sechellia strain sech25 chromosome 3R, ASM438219v1, whole genome shotgun sequence genome and encodes:
- the LOC6620045 gene encoding leucine-rich repeat-containing G-protein coupled receptor 5 produces the protein MYVRNCLPFLWSCLLISLAATAGADEDADADVDSGPSKIVLVSSLEGHCQTEGKVTSCGGFEFAGEDEKATFDLPTEVRIAEDGTTYEVGDEEQSRTLIFENCTFTNFPLRLFYTLEVSELDMRSCGIRFIYWENFSIGADKLVILLLSDNHIEVLPTKTFRGAGNLEFLFLNRNKLGKLQAGAFDNLLKLQYLDLTENRLEDLPADVFAALKRLRHVGLAGNQLTTIESDLFAHNPDLLSVAMQNNRLREVGEYAFRSSGRHHQMQYVDLSNNPELVVLLLNINATNLTVRNCSLDRVNLYGSVTNVDLSDNRVRELYFPASEALEHLVLRNNSLVQLASLSRVPRLRHLDVADNPSLGQLPDGWRTPHLEMLVLRNTGQVELPLEALQGIQNLQKLDISGNNLTEIDPSAFPTLTQLTHFYIHGNNWNCFSLRNIMDVLIRANGIAYTVDKYDPDYPGEYFHGIACMYRLPEKEGVDSSSSEISASVESSPITSSSDTSEVDKLRDELKAVVQHFDSKFDLMFSKLAQLNEQIQAFEVLNKTVWSQVTLSV